In Kryptolebias marmoratus isolate JLee-2015 linkage group LG4, ASM164957v2, whole genome shotgun sequence, the following proteins share a genomic window:
- the LOC108239830 gene encoding rac GTPase-activating protein 1-like, whose protein sequence is MELSVVNLYNQFQSLRAQVDGLNDSIEPHFLQMAVNFEECRKKWLMSGEELVSCKEMLTKAETERGALEVRLKHARNQVDVEIRRRQKAEAVYEKLERQLQLIRELLISENNGNSVHLSEEQRSALAFLSAHSQAAQAARSNRSSSRRLTRIEESGSLLSDISYDQTDDSLQCDSSVMKNVRLCKRQKRRSSRKVSDIPPQAVKKSCSTGRTADRINESIVTKTTITLPATGGVVEAVSTIETVPYWTRSRKRSVLGDTTTTDQSETVSDAPSTQVPDVPAQLQTPRAKGGKKHHFIPKTVIKSEFCGTCGRRTKFGKLYLRCQDCRIVTHPECHEQCPLPCNPSALGTLSRGTEVTLADFAPTTSPMIPALVIYCIKEIERRGLHEVGLYRVSGQERMVKELKEKLIRGKTLPPLNKVEDINVITGVLKDFLRNLPEPLLTFHLNKTFMEAAEIQDDDNCLAMLYQAVSELPPPNRDTLACLMIHLQKVSQSANNKMDIHNLARVFGPTLVGHAVPDPDPMTILNDTSRQPRIVQRLLGIPESYWSLFAYPDNAGMETDFHTGIPNTKVSILGPVMTPEQQMAKTPSSSSLSQRMMHTLSSTTIFGSKSKATSASHQQGKFFASPQLK, encoded by the exons ATGGAGTTGTCTGTGGTGAACCTGTACAACCAGTTTCAGAGTCTCAGAGCTCAGGTGGACGGTCTGAATGACAGCATTGAACCAC ATTTCCTCCAGATGGCAGTGAACTTTGAGGAATGCCGTAAGAAGTGGCTGATGTCAGGGGAAGAGCTGGTTTCTTGTAAAGAAATGCTAactaaagcagaaacagaaagggGAGCCCTGGAGGTTAGACTAAAACACGCTCGAAACCAGGTGGACGTAGAGATCCGTCGGCGGCAGAAGGCAGAGGCGGTCTACGAGAAGCTG GAGCGGCAGCTACAGCTGATCAGGGAGCTGCTGATTTCTGAGAATAATGGTAACAGTGTCCACTTAAGTGAGGAACAGCGGTCAGCCTTGGCTTTTCTCAGCGCCCACTCCCAGGCAGCACAAGCTGCTAGATCCAATCGCAGCTCCAGCCGAAG attaaCTAGAATCGAAGAGTCTGGGTCTTTGCTGTCAGATATCAGCTATGATCAAACAGACGACTCCTTG CAGTGCGATTCCTCTGTGATGAAGAATGTGAGACTCTGCAAACGACAGAAACGA CGTTCTTCAAGAAAAGTCTCAGACATTCCTCCACAGGCAGTGAAGAAGTCCTGCTCCACTGGGCGTACAGCAGATAGG ATTAATGAGTCTATCGTGACGAAAACAACCATCACTTTGCCTGCGACTGGTGGTGTTGTTGAGGCTGTCTCCACCATTGAAACTGTGCCGTATTGGACACGTAGCAGAAAGAGGAGTG TGTTGGGGGACACAACTACTACTGACCAGTCTGAGACGGTTAGTGATGCTCCCAGCACACAAGTCCCAGATGTTCCAGCCCAACTTCAAACTCCCCGAGCTAAAGGAGGAAAGAAGCACCACTTCATCCCCAAAACG GTTATTAAGTCTGAGTTCTGTGGAACATGTGGAAGAAGAACGAAGTTTGGCAAGCTGTATCTCCGCTGCCAGGACTGCAGGATCGTGACGCACCCTGAATGTCATGAGCAGTGTCCCCTGCCTTGTAATCCCTCAGCTCTCGGTACTCTCTCCAGGGGCACAGAG GTCACCCTGGCTGACTTTGCTCCAACCACCTCCCCAATGATCCCAGCTTTGGTTATTTACTGCATTAAAGAGATCGAACGCAGAGGCCTTCATGAG GTTGGTTTATACAGAGTCTCTGGCCAGGAGCGTATGGTTAAAGAGCTGAAGGAGAAGCTCATTCGAGGAAAGACTCTGCCTCCCCTTAACAAAGTGGAAGACATCAATGTGATCACAGGTGTCCTTAAAGACTTCCTCAGAAACCTCCCAGAGCCGTTGCTCACCTTCCACCTGAATAAAACCTTCATGGAAGCCGCTG AAATCCAAGACGACGACAACTGTCTTGCCATGTTATATCAGGCTGTCAGTGAACTTCCTCCACCCAACCGAGACACGCTGGCCTGCCTGATGATCCACCTGCAGaa agTGTCTCAAAGTGCAAATAACAAGATGGATATACACAACTTGGCCAGGGTGTTTGGTCCTACCCTGGTGGGCCATGCAGTTCCTGACCCAGACCCCATGACCATCCTGAATGACACCAGTAGACAACCGAGG ATTGTACAGCGCTTGCTCGGTATCCCAGAAAGCTACTGGAGTCTGTTTGCTTATCCAGATAATGCAGGGATGGAAACTGATTTTCACACCGGCATCCCAAACACCAAAG TGAGCATACTGGGGCCTGTGATGACTCCAGAACAACAGATGGCCAAAACCCCTTCGTCCAGCTCGTTGTCTCAGCGGATGATGCACACCTTGTCCAGTACCACCAT ATTCGGGAGCAAAAGCAAAGCAACATCCGCCTCTCACCAGCAGGGCAAATTCTTTGCTTCTCCACAGCTGAAGTGA
- the LOC108239831 gene encoding major intrinsically disordered Notch2-binding receptor 1-like: MANLQQEYPEVLLGILEELANMRQWLTFQDLCRMVSTRFDLDHLIELRSLLFAAASRDPCFPATLFRDRVSTRGQGLSPIGVAADIVTIFNLIQMTGGVSDDSRPMRTQTVLPVDQSPGPFLPGIHPLNISGRERARAHSDSSGRSIDQHLLFPKSNYSTRKRASLPPDPISFVPSPPIRTRAVSFDLPHTTHSYSSSPNLDEVMKNIYLPLETDSESSGDSATMEVFEPEPGSSVDQKRNVFKKDFHNQPPLIPQVTVSSESPSPKTGQTGFDNHSFEVIPNPYPSPTAVHFSPEQRAKAKHESIDDLQDSTYFGPGSVTDQSHWHLRPPRTKRPLWSNKSHSLEDRIGAGSIDMGMESQTGQLPRRSTPAISNLGTSSVSESADSGLTNEGERMKAQGTQTDPPDPRRLRSLVHADRLSFMTSLDDPEFCEDDISAIFRFLDDISMCGSTGVLHPSDGNTSQDTPEARRGRLGQLQRLFHSLESSDDGLKASVCKLLLRMSQIERQLESLNDVKAEISQVLSALQRLDEKIQQPIVGGEQGTGGRWLEPLSGVSSFMSHPVTPSESSEPQPLSATGHLFPGTSTSSLDWSRWNTPGDQTESSKAQADSKGPKEGKKDALSRRASKTQLEEKILSDTKQINTSNSARDWTVAFSKNKDGRASQRKIGQADQSDSTTNLLSQKSTSVMEQVLNSSLFRHKDSSLTGGLGPGKVLDPRLAERRGRPIWTVDDREARISPLDLQGQESLNPNNTEFWMDDIYTPGYDALLRRKEANRRRLKICKLLALIATAVTIILIVVVPICTIRS, translated from the exons ATGGCTAACCTGCAGCAGGAATACCCTGAAGTCCTTCTGGGCATCCTGGAGGAACTGGCCAATATGCGTCAGTGGTTAACGTTCCAGGACCTCTGTCGTATGGTCAGCACCCGCTTCGACCTAGACCATCTCATTGAGCTCAGGAGTTTGCTGTTTGCAGCTGCCAGCAGGGACCCCTGTTTCCCCGCCACTTTATTCAGGGACCGAGTCTCCACCAGAGGCCAGGGGCTTTCACCTATAGGGGTCGCTGCAGACATAGTAACTATCTTCAATCTCATTCAGATGACAGGCGGGGTCTCTGATGACAGTCGGCCAATGAGAACCCAGACGGTCCTGCCCGTCGACCAGTCCCCAGGCCCCTTTCTGCCTGGTATCCACCCCCTGAACATTTCTGGTCGAGAGCGAGCACGTGCCCACTCTGACTCCAGTGGAAGGTCTATTGACCAGCACTTGCTGTTTCCAAAATCAAATTACTCAACCCGCAAGCGAGCGAGTCTTCCCCCAGATCCCATCTCATTTGTGCCCTCCCCTCCCATCAGGACGAGGGCTGTGTCTTTTGACTTGCCTCACACCACACACTCATACTCCAGCAGTCCAAACCTCGATGAGGTTATGAAAAACATCTATCTGCCTTTGGAGACAGACAGTGAGTCTAGTGGGGATTCTGCTACAATGGAAGTGTTTGAACCTGAACCAGGATCATCAGTTGACCAGAAGAGAAACGTCTTTAAGAAGGACTTCCATAACCAGCCACCTCTAATACCACAAGTGACTGTCAGTAGTGAGTCCCCCAGTCCCAAAACAGGGCAAACAGGCTTTGACAATCACAGCTTTGAAGTAATCCCAAATCCTTATCCATCGCCTACAGCAGTTCACTTCTCACCAGAGCAGCGGGCTAAAGCTAAACACGAGAGCATTGATGATCTGCAAGACTCAACTTATTTTGGACCAGGCTCAGTCACGGATCAATCCCACTGGCACCTTCGACCACCCAGGACAAAAAGACCCCTCTGGAGTAATAAGAGTCACAGTCTAGAGGACCGGATAGGTGCGGGCAGCATTGATATGGGAATGGAATCACAAACAGGACAACTTCCCAGGCGATCTACTCCTGCTATCAGCAATTTGGGCACGTCCTCAGTTAGCGAGAGTGCAGATAGTGGACTTACAAACGAAGGTGAAAGAATGAAGGCTCAAGGAACACAAACTGACCCTCCAGACCCCCGGAGACTTCGTAGTCTGGTTCACGCTGATCGCCTCTCTTTCATGACCTCATTAGATGACCCTGAATTTTGTGAGGATGACATCAGTGCAATTTTTCGTTTCTTAGATGACATAAGCATGTGTGGATCCACAGGAGTCCTGCACCCCAGCGATGGCAACACTAGCCAGGACACCCCTGAGGCTCGACGTGGTCGCCTAGGTCAACTCCAAAGACTCTTCCATTCCTTGGAAAGCAGTGATGATGGGCTAAAAGCCAGTGTATGTAAGCTGTTGCTTCGTATGAGTCAGATAGAAAGACAACTGGAGTCACTGAATGACGTGAAGGCTGAGATTTCTCAGGTACTCTCTGCTTTGCAGCGACTGGATGAAAAGATCCAGCAGCCTATTGTTGGCGGTGAACAGGGCACTGGTGGCAGATGGCTTGAGCCTCTCAGTGGCGTCTCCTCTTTTATGAGCCACCCTGTAACTCCCTCTGAGTCCTCAGAACCTCAGCCTCTGTCTGCAACTGGACATCTGTTTCCAGGGACTAGCACAAGCAGTCTGGACTGGAGCCGGTGGAACACCCCTGGGGAtcaaacagaaagcagcaaaGCTCAGGCAGACTCTAAAGGACCAAAAGAAGGGAAGAAGGATGCATTGTCTCGCCGGGCCTCGAAAACACAGCTTGAAGAAAAAATTCTGTCTGATACCAAACAGATAAATACCTCCAACTCTGCAAGAGACTGGACTGtggcattttcaaaaaataaggATGGGAGAGCGTCGCAAAGGAAAATCGGACAG GCAGATCAGTCAGACAGCACCACTAACCTGCTCTCGCAGAAGTCAACCAGCGTGATGGAGCAAGTGTTAAACTCTTCACTGTTTCGTCACAAAGACAGCAGTCTGACGGGGGGTCTTGGCCCCGGGAAAGTCCTTGACCCCAGACTGGCTGAGAGAAGGGGGAGACCCATATGGACCGTAGACGACAGGGAGGCACGAATCTCCCCTTTAGACTTACAG GGTCAGGAGTCTCTGAACCCCAACAACACAGAGTTCTGGATGGATGACATTTACACCCCGGGTTACGACGCCCTCCTAAGGAGAAAAGAGGCGAACCGTCGTCGACTCAAGATCTGCAAACTGCTTGCACTCATCGCCACTGCAGTGACAATCATCCTCATTGTTGTTGTTCCTATTTGCACCATAAGGTCATGA